TTCTTTTAGTAAAGTTGCCTTAAACCAATCTAACAGTCCGCTCCAAAACTCAGACCCAACCAGAACAATAGGGAACTTTCCGATTTTGTTCGTCTGGATCAGGGTGATAGCTTCAGTCAGTTCATCCAGGGTACCAAATCCTCCTGGCATTACAACAAATCCCTGGGAGTATTTTACAAACATGACCTTCCTTACAAAGAAGTAATCAAAATTCATCGAATAGGATTTGTTGATATAAGGGTTGAAATGCTGTTCAAAAGGAAGGTCTATATTTAAGCCGATAGATTTACCCTTAGCATTAAAGGCTCCTTTATTTCCCGCTTCCATAATTCCTGGACCCCCTCCTGTAATGATACCAAAACCTATTTTCGTTATTTTTTCTGCAATTTCTACGGCCATTTCGTAGTATTTGCTTTCGGGCTTTAATCTTGCAGACCCGAAAATGGAAACACAAGGGCCTATTTTAGCTAATTTTTCATAACCGTCTACGAATTCAGCCATTACTTTGAAAACCATCCAGCTATCCTTAGTAATGATTTCGTCCCAGGTTTTTTGTCTTAAACTGTTTTGTAGTTTTGTTTCATTAACATCAAATTCCGGATTTATTAAACTTTCGTCTCTGGTACCATCCATTTCCATTGCAAAATTATTTAAAATGTTTTTCGGCTTCTTTTACAGATTCTGGTCTTCCAACATCTATCAGCAGATTATTGTGTACAAATCCATGAATATGTTCGGTTTGCATTAAATCCAGATATTCTTCCATAACAGAAAATTTGCCTGTTCTTTTTATTTTTTCAAAGATAGAAGGGTTAATGCAATGTACACCGCTAAAAGCCAATGCTTTAAATCCTTTATTGAATTCTGCAAGCCTTTGTTCTCCGGTTTGTACGTTTAGCCAGCCTCTTAAAACCATTTCATCATTGAAAAGTAATTTTCTCGAACTTTCCCTGTCCGAGACGGCTAAAGTAGCAAAATC
The sequence above is drawn from the Chryseobacterium daecheongense genome and encodes:
- a CDS encoding TIGR00730 family Rossman fold protein; the protein is MDGTRDESLINPEFDVNETKLQNSLRQKTWDEIITKDSWMVFKVMAEFVDGYEKLAKIGPCVSIFGSARLKPESKYYEMAVEIAEKITKIGFGIITGGGPGIMEAGNKGAFNAKGKSIGLNIDLPFEQHFNPYINKSYSMNFDYFFVRKVMFVKYSQGFVVMPGGFGTLDELTEAITLIQTNKIGKFPIVLVGSEFWSGLLDWFKATLLKEGMIAEDDLDLYRVVDTADEAVAHIKAFYDKYAVNVNF